In a single window of the Lasioglossum baleicum chromosome 10, iyLasBale1, whole genome shotgun sequence genome:
- the LOC143212742 gene encoding zinc finger X-chromosomal protein-like, whose product MFRASYKCQLLSYESGVLNIFRANMDYTMHREDMKHEDGPLWQPGRMAYHCPRCNAGYTYKKTLKTHMKYDCGKEPRFKCPYCNKRDKCSSNIYKHIRMRHDGMPVIVHRN is encoded by the exons ATGTTCCGAGCAAGTTACAAGT GTCAGCTACTGTCCTACGAGTCCGGCGTCCTGAATATCTTCAGGGCGAACATGGACTACACAATGCACCGGGAGGATATGAAACACGAAGACGGTCCTCTATGGCAGCCCGGCAGGATGGCGTACCACTGTCCCAGATGTAACGCCGGATACACCTACAAGAAGACCCTGAAGACTCACATGAAGTACGACTGCGGCAAGGAGCCGAGATTCAAGTGTCCTTATTGCAACAAGAGGGACAAGTGCTCGTCGAACATTTACAAACATATAAGGATGCGACACGACGGGATGCCCGTGATCGTGCACAGGAATTAA
- the LOC143212736 gene encoding uncharacterized protein LOC143212736: protein MASEDACRRQQNVLNKWNDTSCLKANRCPQCGKCFAKHRDLIFHARHACCEPKRKIRAVKRAGAFHCGSSLDCIQCGKTFKRRKDLNYHVRHLCGIRGIQCPYCHKCYTYTSNVKYHIRRCHKGKEVYYNKLC, encoded by the exons ATGGCATCCGAAGATGCCTGTCGGCGTCAACAAAATGTTCTGAACA AATGGAACGACACGTCCTGCTTGAAGGCGAACAGGTGTCCGCAGTGCGGTAAGTGCTTCGCGAAGCACAGGGACCTGATCTTCCACGCGAGACACGCGTGCTGCGAACCGAAGCGGAAGATTCGCGCCGTGAAACGCGCCGGCGCTTTCCACTGCGGGAGCAGCCTGGACTGCATCCAGTGCGGCAAGACGTTCAAACGACGGAAAGACCTCAACTACCACGTGCGCCATTTGTGCGGGATACGTGGCATACAGTGTCCCTACTGCCACAAGTGTTACACGTACACGTCCAACGTCAAATACCACATAAGACGCTGCCACAAGGGGAAGGAAGTCTATTATAATAAACTGTGTTGA